The Cryptomeria japonica chromosome 6, Sugi_1.0, whole genome shotgun sequence genomic interval ACAAAGTGTAATGCGATtgcagaagattgcagaacttagaaaagctcttgaagttgtggataagaaagttcaaatgttggagagccttagagttatgaatgaagaccttctgcaatgtGGTGAAGAATATTTCTCATAAAAGGATTGTGAATTGAATGCTTATACCCTTGATGAACAACATGTTGATCTAATAGAtagttttatgacagaaaatttaagtgaacatgctGGGAATTCATCAGATCAAGTAAATGGCAATGATATTCATTTTTAttctttggttgatgatgagtgttctattggtaaatACGATCAAttatggcaagataagtatgactataTTGATTCTTAGAATTGTGGTCATATGATGAAATCTTGTGGTTGTGAAACATAAAATGTTGAGGATAGTTCCAACCCAgtatcaatttcttctttgtctgatgaagatgattatgatgataggaTAGATGGTATCTTTAGTAAAATTTCTAATATTTTATTTGATATCGATATAGATATGGACCAATCACTTTGTTGTCACAATGTttataaggggattcttcatttagtttttaaccctttgtatgaagaaataattgaccAACCAGATGTTGTGAATGATGAGCCAGTTCATGATGCTAATATCGTTCCATGTAGCAGTGACATGTGTTGAGATGAATATTTTTGTAATGGGTTGCTTACTAGTGTGTTTGAACCTCATCTTGAATTTTTTCATGTAAAGATGAGTGAATGTTCAAATATTATTTCAGATTATATGCTTGAGCTAGAggtatgttcattttttcaagagtgggatattaaagatgttgatttattgcatttagtagatgatgaaaagaatggatatgtttcagtagttgattatgaaagtaaggttcaaaattatgttcatgatgagtatgcatataatgCTAATTGGAAAATAATGTTGAAAGATGTGTGTCATAATAGAAACACTTCTCTGATGATCAGTGTTTGCTTCAAGTTGTTTAcattattaagtgatgagaattggatttttgataagggaaagagttggtTTCAACTTTGGTGGCTAGGAGGcatatataaataaatcatatatTTGTACAGTTGCTTTTCTTTGGTTGTGTGGTTTGTTCAGAATAAGGTACCCTGCTATTTGGGTGGAATAAGGAACCCCTTTTTTTAAGGAGAAGAGAAGTGATCTATTTTTGGGTGGTCTactctaccaaagattctaaattcttgtgttgatcttgcaatcaaccatccccaattagagccactattgggactcataaatttgagtgaatttgagaggcctaattcaaaaaaattatcttGCACTTTCAAAATAGCACTTAAAATCTCggcttgaatggcctagtttgaagaagggtaaaatggagccagttgattatcaagaggTAAAGCCTTGGAATTCttttgtacacctttcatttggcctatacaGTGttctaaaaatttcagattttagtttatatcagtttatcaagtacccattttaaGGGGTGAGCCGAAAGTCCATCATAGGTACAAATTCAGATTTtaccaagtggcctactttgaggctttgTGTTTTATGACCAGTAGATTGTCATGTTCaaattcaaagtgcattgaatttTAGGCATATTGttgagtccacatgccaaatttcaagcCCCTATCAATCTATTTGCTCAGTTTGGCAAGCTCAATCCATTTATAGTTTGTActgtttgcataagtccctgttttAATAGCTAGTTAGAGCACCACTTTGCATATGTGTAATAAATGCCATGACCAGTGTCATATCAGAATATTTATTCCAAGGTACTGCTAATATGAAGGACAAGTTGTTTTTCTAGTTTGAAGCTCCTACCAATTCGTTTGACCAGTTTTCCAAACtgatttcttgagccattttattcaGTTTTCTACACTTTCATTGTTACAtctgttaaagtggctattttcatgagctcgcCATTTTCACCCTATCATCTTCCTAGTTAAATTGAACATTCTATGGTCTTCCCTATACTTCCCTatacttcaaggtatctatgccccagatttggggatctatagagatcatttgatatttttagtaagggcattttgtggtccctgcacattgattttattagGTTCATTTGTTGATAGAGCCATTTAATCAACTTTGTGCATTAATATCTCACCACCCGAGATTCTTCATGAGGAATTGTTTTGTGGGATGAAAGTTaacatatcagagtacacacctatcagtttgtgaagtctaGGAAGGTGTTCTGACCAGTTTTTGAAATGCCActttgggtttaaatgtgaaaatgtgacacATTTGTCTGACAATTGCAGATTGAGTTTCAATGATCGAAAAATTGTGAAGATCAACTCTAGAGTTTCTTGCAACATGATGCATAAAGATATGGAGATTAAAGAAGATAATGTTACTTTTGATTTATCAGATATGGGATTACATAGTAATGTTACTATATATTCTTGTAGAATATATAGAAATGTGGATTTAGGGATTGTAAAGCTTCAAAATATAAGTTCTTCTAAGATGCCTATTGATGGACAATTGTTGGGACAAGATGAACAAATTGCCCTTGAAAATGGAATCGAAATCATCTTTGGCTTTGAAAGAAATGGCCATCCTATTTACCATTTTAATTTAATTAGTGAAACAATGCGTGGAAGACTCAAAGTTGAGTAAAGACCAAATCAATGAAATTTGTATTAGTAGGAGTTTCTTCACGTATAGCCAAGGTCCAAGAATTGCTAAGTCAATTATTTGAGGGAAAAGAGCTCTGCAAATGTGTAAATCCAGATGAGGCAGTTGCTTATGGTGCCACTTTGCAGGTAGCTATACTCAACAAGGAAAACATCAACTTGGTCTTGATGGATGTGACTCCTTTGAGTCTTGGAATTGAAGTTAACAATGGGGTCATGAAAGTAATAGTTCCACGCAATACCCCCATTCCTACTATGAAAGAGGTGTCTGTCACCACAATAATTGTTAACCAAATAGGTGTAAGTTTTCCAATTTATGAAGGCGAGAGATCTTTGGTTGCACAGAATAATTTACTTGGCGAATTTTTCCTAAATGGAATTCTACTTGCACCATGTGGGGTGTTAGATACGAGAGTTCACATTCCATGTAGATGCTCGAGCTGCTGAGTGAATGGAATTTGATAAGAAGGTATTAGAAAAGAAAAACAAACTAGGGACGTTGAAAAATCTGAAGAAACTACCAAACAAattcaattggcaggtgtaaagctcaACTCCATGACCTTTGCCAGCTCCTCCCTGATGTGGTTTGAAACCAAAATCCTCCCTATGTTGAAAAGGGCCATAGAATGTTTCAAGTAAATGTAATTGGTAGGTGCATGGCTTGTGTGgcattaaaccaaattcaatgcGGCTGCAGACTAATGCGTtggaaattttcaagcaaatgtgATGGGCAAGCTTAGAACTAGCATCCCCTACAAAGCTTTGACCAACCATTAGAAACTTCAAACAAATGAAACTTGCCAACATCCTTCCTGCGTGGCAGATGGAGTATGTGGCGTAAGCATAGAAGTTTctaaacaaatgcaattggcaagcGTAGAACCAGTTGCATGACCTTGGAAACTCCTCCTTGCTTGTGCGTGGGTGTGGTGTGATGGTTAAAAAGTCTTAGAAACTTTCATGTAAATGCAATGGCAGGTGTAAAACTAAATCCCATGACTTTTACCAACTCCTCCTTGCATGACTAAGGCATATAAAGATTTCATCGAATGTGATTGTTTGGTGTAAAGTCATCATTCCTTGTTGTGTGGTGTGGTAGCGTTAGAAATCTTCAAGCAAATACTATTAGCAGGTATATTGTTAGGTGAAGAAGGCACTAGGAAATTTCAAGCTAATGCATATTGGTTGGTGTAATTCTTGTTCCTGTGTGCTATGGAGAAGGTTTTAGtagtttcaaacaaatgcaaactCGCAGGTGTTCTTCCAAAATCCAATGCAATAGATGGGCAAAGTGAGAAAAGACTttataaactttcaagcaaatgcaaatgcTAGACATAaggcctttatcccacattggttgtggggagGGAATATTTTACATTTAAATATAAACCCACATGTATATCTAGTGTCTAAAGCTTAAAGGCTTGTGGCAAGTGGAAGTTCAATGCCCAGTGGACCCCACACCATGTGCATGCATCTCGAGGCACCTAAAttttgcaacaaaatgaagattaacAACTGAGAAAGTTGAAGATGACCCAAAGGTGGTCATTATACTGCAATGAGAAACAACTCACCCATTATCCATTGTGACTCAGTGACAAAGAAGAGCCAAGGTCTGGTGGTGGGTCCGGCGGTGTTGAGGTGGCAAGTCAGGTGGCACCCAAGTGGATTCTGTGTGAACCATAAGCTAACACATAGCGGGGCACAAAAGGGAAAAATCATAATTAAATGTATAGTTCCAACTAtagtaaaaatgcaaaaatttaaatgattgatctGCATGAGAGATTAATTCATTGGAGGAgtattttttacccaaatatacgtattatatgttgttgaaaagctctcaaagagataaaaaaaattttgcagttagtttcaacaaata includes:
- the LOC131069918 gene encoding uncharacterized protein LOC131069918, encoding MKFVLVGVSSRIAKVQELLSQLFEGKELCKCVNPDEAVAYGATLQVAILNKENINLVLMDVTPLSLGIEVNNGVMKVIVPRNTPIPTMKEVSVTTIIVNQIGVSFPIYEGERSLVAQNNLLGEFFLNGILLAPCGVLDTRVHIPCRCSSC